In Blastopirellula sp. J2-11, a single genomic region encodes these proteins:
- a CDS encoding SGNH/GDSL hydrolase family protein, producing the protein MNCFLRCLIVLLLLAVTAQAQTTQTPSNTEPTNADEAAAQKLQEAAELEKKYQAWFATLTPDQQAWENTLQAELGGFYLPIHKREKVAGKSNAWDFVTDDPALPRVLLIGDSVSRAYTQTVRKELAGIANVHRAPANCGPTATGLKKLDVWLGDDKWDLIHFNFGIHDRATPLTDYAARLEQLVERMQKTGAKVAWASSTPIPDVPGKFTAKSMVERNATAAKVMKEHGVAIDDLFTAITPRLEELQNPNDVHFTSAGNQFLGEQVATFLKASLPQKFHLSVRASEINPDAQAHPELGFIFQDDKGKPQDVQHAMVDTRAAQRGKLVIWLMGYNGGLFDRITSYGLHGIQPHYANRWFGTLKAKDRDDGVSLGKIRLEAATGEDSSPLVDIPKADSMAQRSLQLVKWLAKENPAGNWGQFLNEDKTDLQWDKVIMAGSSHGSTTSARFAKHQKVARVVMFCGPRDQLDSWQGLPSATPENRYFGFSHVLDGGWTGDHYCRSWQMLGLNKFGPIVDVDQVPAPYESTRRLITAGDVKNDARRAHGSVTPGGSAIKDADGNYVHEAVWRYLFTHPVDEVGEAVPAEMDCNLDLKK; encoded by the coding sequence ATGAATTGCTTCCTGCGTTGTCTGATCGTGCTGCTACTGTTGGCTGTCACCGCCCAAGCGCAAACCACGCAGACGCCTTCCAATACCGAGCCGACCAACGCCGACGAAGCGGCCGCCCAAAAACTGCAAGAAGCAGCCGAACTCGAAAAGAAGTACCAAGCCTGGTTCGCTACTTTGACGCCAGACCAACAGGCCTGGGAGAATACGCTACAAGCCGAACTCGGCGGCTTCTATCTGCCGATCCACAAACGAGAAAAAGTGGCCGGTAAATCGAATGCATGGGACTTTGTCACCGACGACCCGGCGCTGCCGCGCGTGCTGCTGATCGGCGATTCGGTCTCGCGGGCCTATACGCAGACGGTGCGTAAAGAACTAGCGGGAATCGCCAACGTGCATCGGGCTCCGGCCAACTGCGGACCGACCGCGACCGGATTGAAGAAGCTCGACGTTTGGCTCGGTGACGACAAATGGGATCTGATCCACTTTAACTTTGGGATTCACGATCGTGCGACGCCGCTGACCGATTACGCCGCGCGGCTCGAACAACTGGTGGAGCGAATGCAGAAAACCGGCGCGAAGGTCGCCTGGGCTAGTTCGACTCCGATCCCCGACGTCCCAGGAAAATTCACCGCCAAGTCGATGGTCGAGCGCAACGCGACCGCCGCGAAAGTAATGAAAGAACATGGCGTTGCCATCGATGATCTGTTCACCGCGATCACGCCGCGTCTGGAAGAACTGCAGAACCCCAACGACGTTCACTTTACCAGCGCTGGAAATCAGTTTTTGGGGGAACAAGTCGCCACGTTTCTGAAAGCCAGCCTACCGCAAAAATTTCACCTCAGCGTGCGGGCCAGCGAAATAAATCCGGACGCCCAAGCGCATCCCGAACTTGGCTTTATCTTCCAAGATGACAAAGGAAAACCGCAAGACGTGCAGCATGCGATGGTTGACACCCGCGCTGCGCAGCGCGGGAAGTTGGTCATTTGGTTGATGGGGTACAACGGCGGCCTGTTCGACCGAATCACGAGCTACGGTCTGCACGGCATTCAGCCGCACTACGCGAATCGCTGGTTCGGAACGCTCAAAGCGAAAGATCGTGATGACGGAGTTAGTCTCGGCAAGATTCGCTTGGAAGCTGCGACCGGCGAAGATTCTAGCCCGCTGGTCGATATCCCCAAGGCGGACAGCATGGCCCAGCGCAGCTTACAACTGGTGAAATGGCTCGCGAAAGAAAACCCGGCGGGGAACTGGGGACAGTTTCTCAACGAAGACAAGACCGATCTACAGTGGGACAAGGTGATCATGGCAGGCAGTTCGCACGGCTCGACCACATCGGCCCGCTTCGCGAAGCATCAAAAGGTGGCCCGCGTCGTCATGTTCTGCGGCCCGCGTGATCAATTGGATTCTTGGCAAGGCCTGCCGTCGGCGACGCCCGAGAATCGCTACTTTGGATTCAGCCACGTCCTAGACGGCGGCTGGACCGGCGACCACTACTGCCGCTCCTGGCAAATGCTGGGCCTGAACAAGTTCGGCCCGATCGTCGACGTTGACCAGGTTCCTGCTCCGTACGAATCAACACGGCGCCTGATCACCGCAGGCGATGTGAAAAACGACGCACGACGCGCCCACGGCAGCGTCACTCCCGGCGGCTCGGCGATCAAAGACGCCGACGGCAACTACGTCCATGAAGCCGTCTGGCGCTACTTGTTTACGCACCCGGTCGATGAAGTGGGTGAAGCGGTTCCGGCGGAGATGGACTGCAATCTGGACCTGAAGAAATAG
- a CDS encoding nuclear transport factor 2 family protein: MQIDLEANKQNAIAFYRTAFVGDPMKAVELYVGAEYIQHNPLVGDGKQAFIDYFTEMQVQYPEKKIQFVRAVAEGDLVALHTHQTWPGDEEYVTMDFFRFDGDGKIVEHWDSIQQIPAMSKNGNSMY; the protein is encoded by the coding sequence ATGCAAATCGACTTGGAAGCGAATAAGCAGAACGCGATCGCCTTCTACCGCACCGCGTTTGTCGGAGATCCGATGAAGGCGGTCGAGTTATACGTGGGCGCCGAATACATTCAGCACAATCCGCTCGTTGGCGACGGCAAGCAGGCGTTCATCGACTATTTCACAGAGATGCAGGTTCAATATCCTGAAAAGAAAATCCAGTTTGTACGCGCCGTCGCCGAAGGAGATCTGGTCGCGTTGCACACGCATCAGACTTGGCCAGGCGACGAAGAATATGTGACGATGGACTTCTTCCGCTTCGATGGGGACGGGAAAATAGTTGAACACTGGGACTCGATTCAGCAAATCCCAGCGATGTCCAAAAACGGAAATTCCATGTATTGA
- a CDS encoding GntR family transcriptional regulator, producing the protein MKTVDEMQAVLPTSVSDLTKPLQRGGLRSQVSQRLAIAIFAHHFQPGEKLTVQPLAEQFGVSRTPVREALMELESLGMVDVLPHKGVRVREFGPQEARELCHVRKILEREAIRCACGNIPREQLESLQQDLMQVIAAPPSMASSKATREIDARLHATIAFYCQNRRLKEEITRYSTIYKALSDAYYIVLQTSERYVRTEENLEHLAIVNALLSEDPEASQQALGIHLDTWLDDYIAERFTETNVG; encoded by the coding sequence ATGAAAACCGTAGATGAAATGCAGGCCGTCCTGCCGACGTCCGTCAGTGATCTTACGAAGCCGCTCCAGCGAGGGGGGCTTCGATCGCAGGTTAGTCAACGATTGGCGATCGCCATCTTTGCGCATCACTTTCAACCGGGTGAGAAGCTAACAGTTCAGCCGTTGGCGGAGCAATTCGGCGTGAGTCGAACCCCGGTTCGGGAAGCATTGATGGAACTGGAATCTTTGGGAATGGTGGATGTCCTGCCGCACAAAGGGGTTCGAGTCCGCGAGTTTGGTCCCCAAGAGGCGCGTGAGTTGTGCCATGTCCGAAAAATTTTGGAACGCGAAGCGATCCGTTGTGCTTGTGGGAACATTCCCCGTGAGCAGCTTGAATCGTTGCAACAAGACCTGATGCAAGTGATCGCGGCGCCCCCGAGCATGGCCTCCAGTAAAGCGACGCGCGAGATCGATGCGCGTCTGCATGCGACGATCGCGTTCTATTGCCAGAATCGACGTTTGAAGGAAGAGATCACACGCTATTCGACGATTTACAAAGCATTGAGCGACGCCTATTACATCGTGCTCCAAACCTCCGAGCGTTACGTCAGAACGGAAGAAAACCTGGAGCATCTGGCGATCGTCAACGCGCTGCTATCCGAGGATCCCGAAGCTTCGCAGCAGGCGCTAGGGATTCATCTGGATACCTGGTTGGATGACTATATTGCCGAGCGATTTACGGAAACCAACGTAGGCTAG
- a CDS encoding dihydrodipicolinate synthase family protein, translating into MASKKSITRRAVLKAAAAGVSGVVAGSVLSGDVHGADANSSATAADPKIRGPFPILSTPFTEDGQVDYDVLAKEAKFVAWAGTPGMIWPQSGDSIDLLTTDEKRKGMEVLAEATRGLSTALCLGVQGNDTEEMLEFAEHAEKLAPAAIISRPPDSGKTEEDLRQYWRALAAVATRPVILQTTGGVAYKGPLPSPKLMIELAEEFPHFGYIKEEAGDVLGRMKTSLAARPPVRRVFSARGGTHWVEESRLGSEGVITERAAYADVLTRIWELQQSGEDPETLKDVFGKFLAMVKVKPGGLRDANLYIWKKRGVFKNLVSRNYGPGRSTPTSPIVSEFKMNEEKIAEVEKRFEALNPYLIEVTPDLSKPS; encoded by the coding sequence ATGGCGAGTAAGAAATCCATCACCCGTAGAGCCGTATTGAAAGCCGCCGCGGCTGGCGTGTCGGGCGTCGTTGCCGGATCGGTCCTGTCAGGGGACGTCCATGGGGCAGATGCGAATTCGAGTGCAACTGCCGCAGATCCCAAGATCCGTGGCCCGTTTCCGATTTTGTCGACACCATTCACCGAAGATGGGCAGGTCGATTACGACGTCTTAGCGAAAGAAGCCAAGTTCGTCGCTTGGGCGGGGACGCCCGGCATGATTTGGCCCCAGTCTGGCGACAGCATCGATCTATTGACCACCGACGAAAAACGAAAAGGGATGGAGGTCCTCGCCGAGGCGACACGCGGGCTATCGACGGCCCTTTGTCTAGGCGTTCAGGGGAACGATACGGAAGAGATGCTGGAGTTTGCCGAGCATGCCGAAAAATTGGCGCCGGCGGCGATTATCTCGCGTCCGCCTGACTCGGGGAAGACGGAAGAAGATCTTCGCCAATATTGGCGCGCTTTGGCCGCGGTAGCGACTCGTCCGGTGATCCTGCAAACGACCGGCGGCGTCGCTTACAAAGGGCCGCTCCCTTCGCCGAAGCTGATGATCGAATTGGCGGAAGAGTTCCCGCACTTTGGATACATAAAAGAGGAAGCCGGCGACGTGCTAGGCCGGATGAAAACTTCGCTTGCAGCGCGGCCGCCGGTACGCCGCGTCTTCAGTGCACGCGGAGGAACGCATTGGGTCGAAGAATCACGACTCGGCTCCGAAGGGGTGATCACCGAACGTGCGGCGTATGCCGACGTGCTAACCCGCATCTGGGAATTACAGCAAAGCGGCGAAGATCCAGAAACGCTGAAAGACGTCTTCGGCAAGTTCCTGGCCATGGTCAAAGTGAAACCGGGCGGCCTGCGCGACGCCAACTTGTACATTTGGAAAAAACGGGGCGTCTTCAAGAACTTGGTTTCTCGCAATTATGGACCCGGCCGCTCCACTCCCACTTCGCCGATTGTTTCTGAATTCAAAATGAATGAAGAGAAGATTGCCGAAGTCGAGAAACGATTTGAGGCGCTGAACCCGTACCTGATTGAGGTAACGCCTGATTTATCTAAGCCGTCTTAG
- a CDS encoding Gfo/Idh/MocA family protein: MYRPNRRKALQHIAASTIAASFTISGTKSSGQVIGANERVRVAIAGINGRGQVHMGVFGGMKNVEIAYLVDPDSRLFKPRSATVEQQTGKKPTCVQDVRKALEDPSLDVVSIVTPNHWHALMTIWACQAGKDVYVEKPCSHNVVEGRRMVEAAQKYDRIVQHGTQWRSDPKWRAYTADIRGGKYGKLQTANIEIFRPRKSIGTTTPVKPPRELDYDLWVGPAPLHPYRTNLVHYQWHWIWDYGNGEVGNLGSHEFEMARWAMPEDATPQSVVSMGGRYGYKDQGQTPNTQLTAYDFGETKLICQQRGLDYDSPIRMAIEFYTDQGVIRGGKFFPQGKQAGEVIADAPADGLPENYARAHFQNFIDCVRSRKSENLNSDVLDGHQTAVLAHLGNISYRLGEEVPFGKQPTELIDNPLADESFDSMKRHLVNVAGVDLSSASYRLGPTLHFDGQAEEFVGSPAANQLLSGTYRAGFKLPSTAS; this comes from the coding sequence ATGTATCGACCTAATCGCCGAAAAGCACTGCAGCACATCGCGGCCAGCACCATCGCCGCTTCGTTCACGATCTCCGGCACGAAGTCGTCGGGCCAAGTCATTGGCGCTAACGAGCGCGTGCGCGTCGCGATCGCCGGCATCAACGGCCGTGGGCAGGTCCACATGGGTGTCTTTGGCGGAATGAAGAATGTGGAGATCGCCTATCTGGTCGATCCCGATAGCCGGCTCTTCAAGCCGCGAAGCGCCACAGTCGAGCAACAGACGGGAAAAAAGCCGACATGCGTACAAGATGTCCGCAAAGCGTTGGAAGACCCGTCGTTAGACGTCGTCTCAATTGTCACCCCCAATCATTGGCACGCTTTGATGACGATCTGGGCTTGCCAGGCAGGCAAAGACGTCTATGTCGAAAAGCCCTGCAGTCACAATGTGGTCGAAGGCCGGCGGATGGTCGAAGCGGCTCAGAAATATGACCGCATCGTCCAGCATGGCACGCAGTGGCGCTCCGATCCCAAGTGGCGCGCCTACACGGCCGACATTCGCGGCGGCAAGTATGGCAAACTGCAGACCGCCAATATTGAAATTTTCCGGCCTCGCAAGAGTATCGGGACCACGACTCCGGTGAAACCGCCGCGCGAACTCGACTACGATCTTTGGGTAGGACCAGCTCCGTTGCATCCGTACCGGACGAATCTCGTTCACTATCAATGGCACTGGATCTGGGACTACGGCAACGGCGAAGTCGGCAATCTCGGTTCGCACGAATTTGAGATGGCCCGCTGGGCGATGCCGGAAGACGCGACGCCGCAAAGCGTCGTCAGTATGGGCGGTCGCTACGGTTATAAAGACCAAGGCCAAACCCCCAACACGCAATTGACGGCCTACGATTTCGGCGAAACAAAATTGATTTGCCAACAACGGGGTCTCGACTACGACAGTCCGATCAGGATGGCGATCGAATTCTATACCGACCAAGGCGTGATTCGCGGCGGCAAGTTCTTTCCCCAGGGGAAGCAAGCCGGCGAAGTGATTGCCGATGCGCCTGCGGATGGGTTGCCCGAGAATTACGCTCGCGCGCATTTTCAGAATTTCATTGATTGTGTGCGCAGCCGAAAAAGTGAGAACCTCAACAGCGACGTCTTGGATGGTCACCAGACGGCGGTGTTGGCGCACTTGGGCAACATCTCGTATCGCCTGGGCGAAGAGGTTCCCTTCGGCAAGCAACCTACCGAATTGATTGACAATCCGTTGGCCGACGAATCTTTTGACAGCATGAAGCGGCACTTGGTCAACGTCGCCGGAGTCGATTTGTCGAGCGCCTCCTATCGACTTGGTCCTACGCTTCACTTTGACGGACAGGCCGAAGAGTTTGTGGGGAGCCCCGCGGCGAATCAACTGTTGAGTGGAACCTATCGAGCCGGTTTCAAATTGCCTTCAACCGCCAGCTGA